The Opitutus sp. ER46 genome has a window encoding:
- a CDS encoding right-handed parallel beta-helix repeat-containing protein, whose translation MHSVLPPRPLTRLTLIGSLLVALTQPVLATTYYVAKSGADTNAGTSLEAPFLTIQQAAAVMVAGDTCYIRQGTYRETVTPANSGTADASITFAPHENETVVVSGADVLNATWTPHSGSIYTAPTTASFRQLFVDGVMMNEARWPNAQVENLLEAPRARVDSGTRTSLVDAALPAVDLTGAKLHIYTGNVGGEFSANTRTVTVHDQAAHSLTWVGNTGYGVYTGTPYSLYGKLALLDIPTEWHLDTATGTLYLWAPDSASPASHVVEVKARASAFMLNGRAYVTVRGLHVFAAGISMANTNHCLVDSCHLRHTQHYTTADWANASIVQACLTSGTGSTWRNSTLYFSSQDGITLKGTGARVENCVIGEVAYYPGRYYANVNCDSGSGHVVTGNTLARSGRYLVKPDEATGLDISYNDLGFGCRLTADGGALYAHTIEGGGTNIHHNWIHHNEVGVYLDMDAHGYNVFRNVITASADGIRMGNGYRRNIYNNTFIDNAYSVHTVSGTAQNDTFVINNLADAGINVLTGGTASNNGWFPPLGANYVPQAGSGAIDGGLVASPYTDGFVGAAPDIGAYEVGAPDWVPGASIALPQFPTLESTAVPPAPTNVAARPATDGIEVTWTPSPTFVGAYRIKRSERGHGHFTTVGTVLAGASFIDSTAESGATYSYVVSAVNSVGEGRNSASARAMSRVPTPWANADIGLKFRTGGASLNDGVWVTKGCGADIGGSKDSFNYTYEPMTGDGEIVARLTDQELGGGGDKVGVMMRDGLAADAPSFALVINSGTGTPPPQVRIAYRAAIGAGTGWISGATGITLPVWLKLQRVGNAFTGSYSADGTTWTTLGTKSLTMANDINVGFAVCSRKTVGTLNTSTFDQVSAPWSDTDVGSVELGGNVRYSAGAYTLSGSGGPHGPRDDRFNFAHKTRTGDGAVIVRLAALAREEAEGPGGPGRPDDPAAPVGPVAPGAPVGPAAPGVPVGPGPGGPGGPGGPGGPGRDAEGEAGITFRDGLAADAAMVALRVVDLKPAHGHGPGASPARARVELIQRDAAGGHPRMVHLEVEAELPLWLKLERTGDTFTGSVSTDGTTWTPVGTATVVLPSALQAGMTVSGRHPNARAIATFDNVTW comes from the coding sequence ATGCACTCCGTCCTACCCCCGCGACCGCTCACGCGCCTGACGCTGATCGGCAGTCTCCTGGTGGCGCTCACGCAACCAGTCCTGGCCACGACCTACTATGTCGCCAAGTCCGGCGCCGATACCAACGCCGGCACCTCCCTCGAGGCTCCGTTCCTCACCATCCAGCAGGCGGCCGCCGTCATGGTGGCTGGTGACACCTGCTATATCCGCCAGGGCACCTACCGCGAAACCGTGACGCCGGCCAACTCCGGCACGGCTGACGCCTCAATCACCTTTGCGCCGCATGAGAACGAAACCGTTGTGGTCAGCGGCGCCGACGTGCTGAACGCCACGTGGACACCCCACAGCGGCTCAATCTACACCGCGCCGACCACAGCGTCCTTCCGGCAGCTCTTTGTCGACGGGGTGATGATGAACGAGGCGCGCTGGCCCAACGCCCAGGTGGAGAACCTCCTCGAGGCGCCTCGGGCCCGCGTCGACAGCGGGACCAGGACCTCCCTCGTCGACGCCGCGCTCCCGGCCGTCGATCTCACCGGAGCCAAGCTCCACATCTACACCGGCAACGTCGGCGGGGAGTTCTCCGCCAACACCCGCACGGTCACGGTTCATGACCAAGCGGCCCACAGCCTCACGTGGGTCGGCAACACCGGCTACGGCGTGTACACGGGCACCCCCTACAGCCTCTACGGCAAGCTGGCGCTGCTCGATATCCCAACCGAATGGCACCTCGATACCGCCACCGGCACACTCTATCTCTGGGCGCCCGACAGTGCCTCACCCGCGAGTCACGTGGTCGAGGTCAAGGCCCGCGCTTCCGCTTTCATGCTCAACGGCCGGGCCTACGTGACGGTCCGCGGCCTGCACGTGTTTGCCGCCGGTATCAGCATGGCCAACACGAACCACTGCCTGGTCGATAGCTGCCACCTGCGCCACACCCAGCACTACACCACGGCCGACTGGGCCAACGCCTCCATCGTCCAGGCCTGCCTCACCTCCGGCACCGGCAGCACGTGGCGCAATTCGACGCTGTATTTCAGCTCGCAGGACGGCATCACCCTCAAGGGCACCGGCGCCCGCGTGGAGAACTGCGTGATCGGCGAGGTCGCGTATTACCCGGGCCGCTACTACGCGAACGTGAACTGCGATTCCGGCTCGGGGCACGTCGTCACCGGCAACACGCTCGCCCGCAGCGGCCGCTACCTGGTCAAGCCCGACGAGGCCACCGGGCTCGACATCTCCTACAATGACCTGGGTTTTGGCTGCCGGCTGACGGCCGATGGCGGGGCGCTCTACGCGCACACCATCGAAGGCGGCGGCACCAACATTCACCACAACTGGATTCATCATAACGAGGTCGGCGTGTACCTCGATATGGACGCCCATGGTTATAATGTCTTCCGCAACGTCATCACCGCGAGTGCCGACGGCATCCGCATGGGCAACGGCTATCGTCGTAACATCTACAACAATACCTTCATCGACAACGCCTACAGCGTGCACACGGTCAGCGGCACGGCGCAGAACGACACGTTCGTGATCAACAACCTGGCGGACGCGGGGATCAATGTCCTGACCGGGGGCACCGCCAGCAACAACGGCTGGTTCCCGCCGCTCGGCGCGAACTACGTCCCGCAGGCCGGCTCGGGCGCCATCGACGGCGGGCTGGTCGCGTCGCCGTACACCGACGGCTTCGTCGGCGCCGCGCCGGATATCGGCGCGTACGAGGTAGGCGCCCCCGACTGGGTGCCCGGCGCCTCGATCGCGCTCCCGCAATTCCCGACGCTCGAGAGCACGGCCGTCCCGCCGGCGCCGACCAATGTGGCCGCCCGCCCCGCGACGGACGGCATTGAGGTCACGTGGACCCCGAGCCCGACCTTCGTCGGCGCCTACCGGATCAAGCGGTCGGAGCGCGGCCACGGCCACTTCACTACAGTCGGCACCGTGCTGGCGGGTGCGTCCTTTATCGACAGCACCGCGGAGAGCGGCGCGACGTACAGCTACGTCGTTTCCGCGGTGAACTCGGTGGGGGAGGGGCGAAATTCCGCCAGCGCCCGTGCGATGTCGCGCGTGCCCACCCCTTGGGCCAATGCCGATATCGGACTCAAGTTCCGGACCGGCGGCGCTTCCTTGAATGACGGCGTGTGGGTCACGAAAGGCTGCGGAGCCGACATCGGCGGTTCGAAGGACTCGTTTAACTACACGTACGAGCCGATGACCGGCGATGGCGAGATCGTGGCGCGGCTCACCGATCAGGAACTCGGCGGTGGGGGCGACAAGGTCGGCGTGATGATGCGGGACGGCCTCGCGGCCGACGCGCCTTCCTTTGCCCTCGTGATCAACAGCGGCACCGGCACGCCGCCGCCCCAGGTTCGCATTGCCTACCGGGCCGCCATCGGCGCCGGCACGGGTTGGATCAGCGGCGCCACCGGCATCACGCTGCCGGTCTGGCTCAAGCTCCAGCGCGTGGGCAATGCCTTCACGGGTTCGTACTCTGCCGATGGGACGACCTGGACGACCCTCGGCACCAAGTCGCTGACGATGGCGAACGACATCAACGTTGGCTTCGCCGTCTGCTCCCGGAAAACGGTCGGAACGCTCAATACGAGCACGTTCGACCAGGTGAGCGCGCCGTGGTCCGATACCGACGTCGGATCGGTGGAACTCGGCGGGAACGTCCGCTACAGCGCCGGCGCGTACACGCTGAGTGGTTCCGGCGGGCCTCACGGTCCACGCGACGACAGGTTCAACTTCGCGCACAAGACGCGGACCGGCGACGGCGCGGTGATCGTACGCCTCGCCGCGCTCGCTCGCGAGGAGGCCGAGGGCCCCGGAGGTCCCGGCCGGCCTGATGATCCTGCCGCTCCGGTCGGCCCCGTTGCCCCCGGCGCCCCTGTCGGCCCGGCTGCGCCCGGCGTTCCCGTTGGTCCCGGACCCGGCGGCCCGGGTGGCCCGGGCGGACCTGGCGGTCCTGGACGCGATGCCGAGGGCGAGGCGGGCATCACGTTCCGCGACGGACTCGCGGCGGATGCCGCCATGGTGGCGCTGCGCGTGGTTGATTTGAAGCCGGCTCACGGCCATGGCCCGGGCGCGTCCCCTGCCCGCGCCCGCGTCGAACTCATCCAACGCGATGCGGCGGGCGGTCACCCGCGGATGGTGCACCTCGAGGTGGAAGCCGAGTTGCCGCTCTGGCTGAAACTGGAGCGCACGGGCGACACCTTCACGGGCTCGGTTTCGACCGACGGTACCACTTGGACTCCCGTTGGCACCGCCACGGTGGTCCTGCCCAGCGCGCTCCAGGCCGGCATGACCGTCTCGGGCCGCCACCCGAATGCGCGAGCGATCGCGACCTTCGACAACGTGACCTGGTGA
- a CDS encoding NosD domain-containing protein, whose product MHSDRSLRSITRVALIGSLLVALAQPVVATTYYVAKNGAETNAGTSLAAPFLRIQQAADVMVAGDTCYIRQGTYRETVTPANSGTSTAAITFAPYGTEKVIVSGADVLSTTWSAYSGSIYATSTTASFRQLFVDGVMMNEARWPNAQVENLLEAPQARVDSGSYSSLVDAALPAVDLTGAKMHLYPGNQGGAFAANTRTIATHDQATQTLTWVGNTSYGVYQGTPYTLYGKLGLLDIPTEWHLDTATGTLYLWAPDGASPASHVVEIKARAAAFMLDGKSSVTVRGLYVFAAGISMANTTSCLVEGCHLRHIQHDTTADWTNGAIVPACLTSGTGSTWRDSTIYFSSQDGIVLKGTAARVENCVIGEVDYYPGHYHAAVNCDSGSGHIVTGNTMARSGRYLVEPQNGTGLDVSYNDLSYGGRLTADCGAVYTHTIDGLGTNIHHNWIHHNESGMYFDLQSVNYNLYKNVFTANTHGVRFGQGSRNNIYNNTMVGNGVSIQKAGTLTTQAGTYIINNLADAAITYHPDATVSNNGWFPPVGPDYVPQAGSGAIDAGLVASPFTDGYVGSAPDLGAYEVGGTDWVAGASITLPAFPTLGSTAVPPAPTGVVAQPRFDGIEITWVPSPTFVSSYNIKRALRSTGTYTTIGTVLSGASYVDATAPTGATYSYVVSAVNSVGESANSASARAMSRIPSPWNNADIGLKLRDGGAALNSGTWTLKGGGGDIGGTADSFNYTYEPMTGDGVIIARLAAQDVVSNNSKVGLMMRESLAAGSVHAAVVIDGNQGSPKARLAYRTSTGANTGWAAATVLGPVLPAWLKLQRAGTTFSAAISFDGTTWTEVGVPTQVSMASTIYVGFAVCSRNGNGTLTTMTYDQVTAPWWDADIGTTALGGSCTYADGVYTIKGSGSDLGGTADNVNFAYRSLTGNGSIVARLASETTAGSYDKVGVMMRDSLAANARMVTVLLNSALGSPPPTTYFGSRSTTGGGTSWVAGSSGWTLPVWFKLERSGNTFTGYTSSNGTTWTAVGSVTIAGMPATVYLGLADCARSSTTLNTSTFDNVTW is encoded by the coding sequence ATGCACTCCGACCGATCCCTGCGTTCGATCACGCGCGTTGCGCTGATCGGCAGTCTCCTGGTGGCGCTCGCGCAACCAGTCGTGGCCACGACCTACTATGTCGCCAAGAACGGCGCCGAAACGAACGCGGGCACCAGTCTCGCGGCGCCGTTCCTCCGCATCCAGCAGGCCGCCGATGTCATGGTGGCCGGTGACACCTGCTACATCCGGCAGGGCACGTACCGGGAAACCGTCACCCCCGCCAACTCCGGGACCTCCACTGCCGCCATCACGTTTGCGCCGTACGGCACGGAGAAGGTGATTGTCAGCGGCGCCGATGTGTTGAGCACCACTTGGAGTGCGTACAGCGGTTCGATCTACGCCACGAGCACCACGGCGTCATTCCGGCAGCTCTTTGTCGACGGCGTGATGATGAACGAGGCGCGCTGGCCCAACGCCCAGGTGGAGAACCTCCTCGAGGCGCCCCAGGCCCGCGTCGACAGCGGGAGCTATTCGTCCCTCGTCGACGCCGCGCTCCCGGCGGTCGATCTTACCGGCGCGAAAATGCATCTCTACCCCGGGAACCAGGGCGGGGCGTTTGCGGCCAACACCCGGACGATCGCCACCCACGACCAGGCGACCCAAACGCTCACCTGGGTCGGCAACACCAGCTACGGGGTATATCAGGGCACTCCCTACACCTTGTACGGCAAATTGGGGCTGCTCGATATCCCGACCGAATGGCACCTCGATACCGCCACCGGCACGCTGTACCTCTGGGCGCCTGACGGGGCTTCGCCCGCCAGCCATGTGGTTGAGATCAAGGCCCGCGCGGCGGCCTTCATGCTCGACGGCAAATCCTCCGTGACGGTGCGTGGCCTGTACGTGTTCGCCGCGGGTATCAGCATGGCGAACACGACGAGCTGCCTCGTGGAAGGCTGCCACCTTCGGCACATTCAGCACGACACCACGGCCGACTGGACGAACGGTGCAATCGTCCCCGCCTGTCTGACTTCCGGCACGGGTAGTACCTGGCGCGACTCGACCATCTATTTCAGTTCGCAGGACGGCATTGTGCTGAAGGGCACTGCTGCCCGGGTGGAGAACTGTGTGATCGGAGAGGTCGACTATTATCCCGGGCACTATCACGCTGCCGTCAATTGCGATTCCGGTTCTGGTCATATCGTCACCGGCAACACCATGGCCCGAAGTGGCCGCTACCTGGTTGAGCCCCAGAATGGCACCGGCCTCGATGTCTCGTATAATGACCTCAGCTACGGCGGTCGGCTCACTGCTGACTGCGGTGCCGTGTACACCCACACCATTGATGGGCTCGGCACGAACATTCACCACAACTGGATTCATCATAATGAGTCTGGCATGTACTTCGACCTTCAGTCGGTTAACTACAACCTGTATAAAAACGTGTTCACGGCCAACACCCATGGTGTCCGCTTTGGCCAGGGGTCGAGGAATAATATTTACAACAACACCATGGTTGGTAATGGCGTCAGCATCCAGAAGGCCGGCACCCTCACGACCCAGGCCGGGACCTATATCATCAACAACCTGGCGGACGCCGCCATCACGTACCATCCGGACGCCACGGTCAGTAACAACGGCTGGTTCCCGCCCGTGGGCCCGGACTACGTGCCGCAGGCGGGCTCGGGCGCCATCGACGCCGGCCTGGTCGCTTCGCCCTTCACGGACGGCTATGTGGGCAGCGCGCCGGACCTCGGGGCTTACGAAGTGGGCGGCACCGACTGGGTCGCCGGCGCGTCGATCACGCTCCCGGCGTTCCCCACGCTGGGCAGCACCGCCGTACCGCCGGCGCCGACGGGCGTCGTCGCGCAGCCGCGGTTCGACGGCATCGAGATCACCTGGGTGCCCAGCCCGACGTTCGTCAGCTCGTACAATATCAAGCGCGCCCTGCGCAGCACCGGCACCTACACCACCATTGGCACGGTCTTGTCCGGGGCGTCGTATGTTGACGCGACCGCGCCGACCGGAGCCACCTACAGCTACGTTGTCTCGGCGGTGAACTCGGTTGGCGAGAGTGCCAATTCCGCCAGCGCGCGGGCCATGTCCCGGATTCCCTCGCCCTGGAACAACGCCGATATCGGCCTCAAGCTGCGGGACGGCGGCGCCGCGCTCAACAGCGGCACCTGGACGCTCAAGGGTGGTGGCGGTGACATCGGTGGCACTGCGGATTCATTCAACTACACGTACGAACCGATGACCGGCGACGGCGTGATCATCGCCCGGCTCGCTGCCCAGGACGTTGTTTCCAACAACAGCAAGGTCGGACTGATGATGCGCGAGAGCCTGGCGGCGGGTTCCGTGCATGCCGCCGTGGTGATCGATGGAAACCAAGGCTCGCCGAAGGCGCGCCTGGCGTACCGTACGAGCACAGGTGCGAACACGGGCTGGGCGGCGGCGACCGTCCTTGGCCCGGTCCTGCCTGCCTGGTTGAAACTCCAGCGCGCGGGGACGACCTTCTCCGCCGCGATCTCCTTCGACGGGACCACTTGGACGGAGGTTGGCGTTCCGACGCAGGTCAGCATGGCCTCGACGATCTATGTCGGCTTCGCCGTCTGCTCGCGAAACGGCAACGGCACGCTCACCACGATGACCTATGATCAGGTGACCGCGCCCTGGTGGGATGCCGACATCGGCACGACCGCGCTCGGCGGCTCCTGCACGTACGCCGACGGTGTTTACACCATCAAGGGATCCGGTTCCGACCTCGGGGGCACCGCCGACAACGTCAACTTCGCCTACCGGAGCCTCACGGGGAATGGCTCGATCGTCGCCCGGCTGGCCTCGGAGACCACCGCCGGGTCGTACGACAAAGTCGGGGTCATGATGCGCGACTCCCTGGCGGCGAACGCCCGGATGGTCACCGTCCTGCTCAACAGCGCGCTCGGTTCTCCGCCGCCGACGACCTATTTCGGCAGCCGGTCGACGACCGGCGGCGGCACCAGTTGGGTCGCCGGCTCCAGCGGCTGGACCCTGCCGGTCTGGTTCAAGCTCGAGCGCTCGGGCAATACGTTCACCGGCTACACGTCCAGCAATGGCACGACTTGGACCGCCGTCGGTTCCGTCACCATCGCCGGTATGCCGGCCACGGTGTACCTGGGTCTCGCGGATTGTGCCCGCAGCAGCACGACCCTGAACACGTCGACCTTCGACAACGTCACTTGGTGA
- a CDS encoding enterotoxin yields the protein MRPPPCLRSGSLLLLLALAFSPARGVALPEYPGRSPGATTVTLATDRLELANDALTLSWRVADGQITPAEFLDRRAGQRVTLGGSLFEVQLADGRVLRAADLRLAAMPVRERITPTAGSPRAGEALGGWRVRAAFADAATGLEVRWQAELRDGASYVRQQFDFAPTTQDLPVKDLMLLEVQTPGLRLAGTVSGTPVVTPTFFAGIEDPMYSARLTDDRAVGRLLVGVPLRRGQHFVRGTVLGLAPAGQLRRAFLAYLERERAHPYRPFLHYNSWWDIGMNTIRRYTEAECLDRIQAFGRELVQQRGVVMDSVLFDDGWDDTDTVWEFTPEFPHGFTPLREAAAKYGIGLGIWLSPFGGYNGATGAKHTHRTTAGKAGGYELNEAGFALSGAKYYTRFRDVTVGMIRTYGVNMFKFDGLSRNTVAPAGSPFSSDFQAAIQLLGELRAARGDVFINLTTGTWPSPFWTLLADSIWRGGRDSGLMGVGTKRQQWMTFRDGLTYQNVVTAGELYPLNSLMTHGIIYCRSNGDLRADPAGDLPAEVRSYFGSGTQLQELYCTPALLKPADWDTIAASAKWARAWADVLVDTHWVGGDPRQLQVYGWAAWAPRGATLTLRNPSDKPQEITLDAQSAFELPTDAPTKIDLRSPYADQRVQRLTLDGAKKQTLRLEPFEVLVFNAGR from the coding sequence ATGAGACCACCACCCTGCCTGCGGTCGGGCTCGCTGCTGCTCCTCCTCGCGCTCGCCTTTTCCCCGGCGCGCGGCGTCGCGCTCCCGGAATACCCCGGCCGATCCCCCGGCGCGACCACGGTGACGTTGGCGACGGATCGGCTCGAACTCGCCAATGACGCGCTCACGCTTTCCTGGCGCGTGGCCGATGGCCAGATCACGCCGGCTGAGTTCCTCGACCGCCGCGCCGGGCAGCGCGTCACGCTCGGCGGCAGCCTCTTCGAGGTGCAACTGGCCGACGGACGCGTCCTCCGCGCCGCCGACCTGCGGCTCGCCGCTATGCCCGTCCGGGAGCGCATCACGCCGACTGCCGGCTCGCCCCGCGCCGGCGAAGCGCTTGGCGGCTGGCGCGTCCGCGCTGCGTTTGCCGACGCGGCGACCGGACTCGAGGTGCGCTGGCAGGCGGAGCTGCGCGATGGCGCCAGCTACGTCCGCCAGCAGTTCGATTTCGCGCCCACCACGCAGGACCTGCCCGTCAAGGACCTCATGCTGCTGGAGGTCCAGACCCCGGGCCTCCGTCTCGCCGGCACGGTTTCCGGCACCCCCGTCGTCACCCCGACCTTCTTCGCCGGCATCGAGGACCCGATGTACTCCGCCCGGCTCACGGACGACCGCGCCGTCGGGCGGCTGCTCGTCGGCGTGCCGCTCCGCCGCGGCCAGCATTTCGTCCGCGGCACCGTTCTCGGCCTTGCGCCCGCGGGCCAGCTGCGTCGCGCCTTCCTCGCCTACCTCGAGCGCGAACGCGCGCATCCGTATCGGCCGTTCCTGCATTACAACTCGTGGTGGGACATCGGGATGAACACCATTCGCCGCTACACCGAGGCGGAGTGTCTCGATCGCATCCAGGCGTTTGGCCGGGAGCTGGTGCAGCAGCGCGGCGTCGTGATGGATTCTGTCCTCTTCGACGACGGCTGGGACGACACCGACACCGTCTGGGAATTCACGCCGGAGTTTCCCCATGGCTTCACCCCGCTCCGCGAGGCCGCGGCCAAGTACGGCATCGGGCTCGGCATCTGGCTGTCACCGTTTGGCGGCTACAACGGCGCGACCGGGGCGAAGCACACGCATCGCACCACCGCCGGCAAGGCGGGCGGCTACGAGCTCAACGAGGCGGGCTTCGCGCTGTCCGGGGCAAAGTACTACACGCGTTTCCGTGACGTGACCGTTGGCATGATCCGCACGTATGGCGTGAACATGTTCAAGTTTGACGGGCTCTCTCGGAACACCGTCGCCCCGGCCGGCAGCCCCTTCAGCAGCGACTTCCAGGCCGCGATCCAGTTGCTCGGTGAACTGCGCGCCGCGCGCGGCGACGTCTTCATCAATCTCACCACCGGCACGTGGCCGTCGCCCTTCTGGACGCTGTTGGCGGATTCGATCTGGCGCGGCGGTCGCGACTCCGGACTGATGGGCGTCGGGACGAAGCGCCAGCAGTGGATGACCTTCCGCGACGGGCTCACCTACCAGAATGTCGTCACGGCGGGGGAGCTGTACCCGCTCAACTCGCTGATGACGCACGGCATCATCTACTGCCGCTCCAACGGCGACTTGCGCGCGGACCCGGCGGGCGATCTTCCGGCGGAGGTGCGCAGCTACTTCGGCAGCGGCACGCAGCTGCAGGAGCTCTATTGCACGCCGGCGCTGCTGAAGCCTGCCGACTGGGACACGATCGCGGCCTCGGCCAAGTGGGCGCGCGCCTGGGCCGACGTCTTGGTCGACACGCACTGGGTCGGCGGCGACCCGCGCCAGCTCCAGGTGTATGGCTGGGCCGCCTGGGCGCCGCGCGGGGCGACGCTCACGCTGCGCAATCCGAGCGACAAACCGCAGGAGATCACGCTCGACGCGCAGTCCGCCTTCGAGCTTCCCACCGATGCGCCGACGAAGATCGACCTGCGCAGTCCCTACGCCGACCAACGCGTGCAGAGACTGACCCTGGACGGCGCCAAGAAACAAACCCTCCGCCTCGAACCCTTCGAGGTGTTGGTCTTCAACGCCGGCCGCTAG
- a CDS encoding SGNH/GDSL hydrolase family protein yields the protein MTPAIIPQRLSRRSAPPRLVGLAAVLLLLVLPGRAQETDRRLHPNGEIWRFDAAKIGAEKRPRVLLVGDSILNGYLAAVRQKLEGKAYVDAWVTPLHQASSRVEPELAGVVAHGPYDVIHFNMGLHGWQKGRIPEGKFEFFTRRLVRGLRAGCPHGKMIWASSTPVTTKGRPATLDPEINATIVDHNRRAAAVMAEEGIAVNDLYAVLVDRLELATGDQFHWQKPASELLATQVAAAISAALPASPAPSAASLR from the coding sequence ATGACGCCAGCCATCATCCCCCAGCGTCTTTCCCGCCGGTCGGCCCCACCCCGCCTCGTTGGTCTGGCGGCGGTGCTCCTACTCCTCGTCCTGCCCGGGAGAGCGCAGGAGACCGACCGGCGGCTGCACCCCAACGGCGAAATCTGGCGGTTCGACGCGGCCAAGATCGGCGCCGAGAAGCGCCCGCGGGTGCTCCTGGTCGGTGACTCGATTCTTAACGGCTACCTGGCCGCGGTGCGCCAGAAGCTCGAAGGCAAGGCGTACGTCGACGCCTGGGTGACTCCGCTGCATCAGGCGAGCTCCAGGGTGGAACCCGAGTTGGCCGGGGTCGTGGCGCATGGGCCGTACGATGTGATCCACTTCAACATGGGCCTGCACGGCTGGCAGAAGGGCCGGATCCCGGAGGGCAAGTTTGAGTTTTTCACCCGGCGGCTGGTGCGGGGCCTGCGCGCGGGGTGTCCGCATGGCAAGATGATCTGGGCGAGCAGCACGCCGGTGACGACGAAGGGCCGGCCGGCGACGCTCGATCCGGAGATCAACGCGACGATCGTCGACCACAACCGCCGCGCCGCCGCCGTCATGGCCGAGGAAGGGATCGCCGTGAACGACCTCTATGCGGTCCTGGTCGACCGGCTCGAGTTAGCCACCGGTGATCAGTTTCACTGGCAGAAGCCCGCAAGCGAGCTGCTCGCCACGCAGGTGGCCGCCGCGATTAGTGCGGCGCTGCCGGCGTCGCCCGCGCCGAGCGCGGCGAGTCTGAGGTGA
- a CDS encoding esterase, producing MKPLVPVFLLSLVAAALVAAEPAPAPAPAPRRVIQKTSVGSPEIQDGAVTFRLVAASAQKVFVVGDVPGGRVPMTRGDEGVWAARVEGLKPGIWEYGFEVDGLRMIDPANSAIKPMRSPRSSILHLPANPPAWFDLQPVPHGVVHLHTYVSRALGRVRPLVVYTPPGYEAADAKRYPTLYLQHGSGDNEATWTTHGKAHWILDNLIAAGRARPMVIVMMDGHAVPRSGPENIAAFGRDLLEEVMPFVESTYRVVSDANHRALVGLSMGGGQSLTVGLTHLDRFAWVGAFSAGGPDRAAITPALADVAAANARLKLLWIACGRSDGVVGGRSEEFVAWLRAQGIHHEWTLTAGGHHWPVWRDYLADLAPRLFVGVE from the coding sequence ATGAAACCCCTCGTCCCCGTCTTCCTTCTTTCACTCGTTGCCGCGGCGCTTGTCGCGGCCGAGCCCGCGCCAGCGCCGGCGCCCGCCCCGCGCCGCGTGATCCAGAAGACCTCCGTCGGGTCACCGGAGATTCAGGACGGCGCGGTGACGTTCCGGCTCGTGGCGGCGTCGGCGCAAAAGGTCTTCGTCGTCGGCGACGTGCCCGGCGGCCGCGTGCCGATGACTCGGGGCGATGAGGGCGTCTGGGCGGCACGCGTCGAAGGGCTCAAGCCGGGCATCTGGGAGTACGGTTTCGAGGTCGATGGACTGCGCATGATCGATCCGGCGAACTCCGCCATCAAACCGATGCGCTCGCCTCGTTCCAGTATCCTCCACCTGCCGGCCAACCCGCCGGCCTGGTTCGACCTGCAACCCGTCCCGCATGGGGTCGTCCACCTGCACACGTACGTTTCGCGCGCCCTCGGCCGGGTCCGGCCGCTCGTCGTGTATACGCCTCCCGGTTACGAGGCCGCCGACGCCAAGCGCTATCCCACGCTCTACCTCCAGCACGGCAGCGGCGACAACGAGGCGACCTGGACCACGCACGGCAAGGCGCACTGGATCCTCGACAACCTCATCGCCGCCGGCCGTGCCCGGCCCATGGTGATCGTGATGATGGACGGCCACGCCGTCCCGCGTTCCGGACCGGAGAACATCGCCGCCTTCGGCCGCGACCTGCTCGAGGAGGTGATGCCGTTCGTCGAATCCACGTATCGCGTCGTCTCCGACGCCAATCACCGCGCGCTCGTCGGGCTGAGCATGGGCGGCGGCCAGTCGCTCACGGTCGGGCTCACGCACCTGGATCGATTTGCCTGGGTGGGGGCCTTCAGTGCCGGCGGGCCCGACCGGGCCGCGATCACGCCCGCGCTCGCCGATGTGGCGGCGGCGAACGCGCGGCTGAAGCTGCTCTGGATCGCCTGCGGCCGCAGCGATGGGGTCGTCGGCGGCCGCAGCGAGGAGTTCGTCGCGTGGCTTCGGGCCCAGGGCATTCACCACGAATGGACGCTCACCGCCGGCGGGCATCATTGGCCGGTCTGGCGCGACTACCTCGCCGACCTCGCCCCCCGGCTCTTCGTCGGCGTGGAATGA